From a single Spirochaetota bacterium genomic region:
- the nuoF gene encoding NADH-quinone oxidoreductase subunit NuoF: protein MYRINVLIPIDEYTIEAGAYEIKETLEKKVRDNKLDKEIHISETGSVNLIGKGVILLIYPDNIIYINVKTSDIDTIVNEHFLKGRPVKNLILTEKFEMPNIISKPKKDTLKSQRRIVLERAGVINPESIEEYIATMGYEALGKALTSMSPEQVLNEVKESGLRGRGGAGFPTGLKWSFTAPLKGDKFIICNADEGEPGTFKDRLILEGDPHKLIEGMALAGYAIGANKGYVYIRGEYDLSIKRLQNAINQAREYGLLGNNILGSNFSFDIEIRKGAGAYVCGEETALIESMEGKRGHPRNKPPFPGQKGFRNLPTVVNNVETLANVPNIILNGASWFKSFGTPKSPGTKVYTILGMVNHPGLIEVPMGTTLRNIINDFAGGMIEGKKFKAAQIGGSAGALISDKMLDTPLDYESLGEYSAVLGSGAILILDESTEIPDFLRSVLKFFKHESCGKCSPCRIGTTYLFNAGLKLYKRLITENEWNKMLNTAKVMQLTSFCALGQSLILPLKSANDFFYEEISSYFK, encoded by the coding sequence ATGTATAGAATAAATGTATTAATTCCCATAGATGAGTATACTATAGAGGCTGGTGCTTATGAAATAAAAGAAACATTAGAAAAAAAAGTTAGAGATAATAAGCTTGATAAGGAGATCCATATTTCAGAAACTGGTTCAGTTAATTTAATAGGCAAAGGTGTTATTCTATTAATTTATCCAGACAATATAATTTATATAAATGTTAAAACTTCAGATATAGATACAATTGTTAATGAACATTTTCTTAAAGGAAGACCAGTAAAAAATTTAATTTTAACTGAAAAATTTGAAATGCCAAATATAATTTCAAAACCTAAAAAAGATACATTAAAATCACAGAGAAGAATAGTTTTAGAAAGAGCAGGTGTTATTAATCCAGAATCTATAGAAGAGTATATTGCTACGATGGGATATGAAGCTTTAGGTAAAGCTTTAACTTCTATGAGTCCAGAACAAGTTTTAAATGAAGTTAAGGAATCTGGTTTGAGAGGTAGAGGAGGTGCAGGTTTTCCAACAGGACTTAAATGGAGTTTTACAGCACCATTAAAAGGAGATAAATTTATTATTTGTAACGCAGATGAAGGAGAACCAGGAACTTTTAAAGATAGACTAATTTTAGAAGGAGATCCACATAAACTTATTGAAGGAATGGCTTTAGCTGGTTATGCTATTGGTGCAAATAAAGGTTATGTATATATAAGAGGAGAATATGATCTCTCTATAAAAAGATTGCAAAATGCAATAAATCAAGCAAGAGAATACGGACTTCTTGGAAATAATATCTTAGGTTCTAACTTCTCTTTTGATATTGAAATTAGAAAAGGTGCTGGTGCTTATGTATGTGGTGAAGAAACAGCTTTAATTGAATCAATGGAAGGCAAAAGAGGTCATCCAAGAAATAAACCTCCATTTCCCGGGCAAAAAGGATTTAGAAATTTACCAACTGTTGTAAACAATGTTGAAACACTTGCTAATGTACCAAATATCATTTTAAATGGTGCAAGTTGGTTCAAATCTTTCGGAACACCAAAATCTCCTGGTACTAAAGTTTACACAATTCTTGGAATGGTTAACCATCCAGGATTAATTGAAGTACCAATGGGAACAACTTTAAGAAATATTATAAATGATTTTGCAGGTGGGATGATCGAAGGGAAAAAATTTAAAGCTGCACAAATAGGGGGATCTGCCGGAGCTTTAATATCAGATAAAATGTTAGATACCCCATTAGACTATGAAAGTTTAGGAGAATATTCAGCAGTTTTAGGTTCAGGAGCCATATTAATTCTTGATGAATCAACAGAAATACCTGATTTTTTAAGATCTGTTTTAAAATTTTTCAAACATGAATCTTGTGGTAAATGCTCTCCATGTAGAATTGGAACAACATATTTATTTAATGCTGGTTTAAAATTATATAAAAGGCTTATAACAGAAAACGAATGGAATAAAATGTTAAATACTGCAAAAGTTATGCAATTGACATCTTTTTGTGCTTTAGGTCAATCTCTTATTTTACCATTAAAATCAGCAAATGACTTTTTCTATGAAGAAATAAGTTCCTATTTTAAGTAA
- a CDS encoding NAD(P)H-dependent oxidoreductase subunit E — MNNILNILQKYEKDKENILFALHDIQDSKKEKYLSFEDLQEVAKYFNIPLSKVKGVVTFYSMFSLEKRGKYIIRVCESAPCHVRGTINVLKSFKKYLGIDIGETTSDGLFTLETTSCLGVCGVAPACMINETVYGNLEDNKIKEIIENYKKNK; from the coding sequence ATGAATAACATTTTAAATATACTCCAAAAATATGAAAAAGATAAAGAGAATATACTTTTTGCATTACATGATATTCAAGATTCAAAAAAAGAAAAATATTTAAGTTTTGAAGATTTACAGGAAGTTGCAAAGTATTTTAACATTCCTCTTTCAAAAGTTAAAGGTGTTGTTACATTTTATTCTATGTTTTCCTTAGAAAAAAGAGGGAAATATATAATAAGAGTTTGTGAATCAGCACCTTGTCATGTAAGAGGAACAATAAATGTTTTAAAATCATTTAAAAAATATTTAGGTATTGACATTGGTGAAACAACATCAGATGGTTTATTCACTTTGGAGACTACCTCATGTTTAGGGGTATGTGGTGTTGCACCAGCTTGTATGATAAATGAAACTGTTTATGGAAATCTCGAAGATAATAAAATTAAAGAAATAATTGAAAATTATAAAAAGAATAAATAA
- a CDS encoding NADH-dependent [FeFe] hydrogenase, group A6 — MADFVNISVDGIKIKVPSNITIIKAAAQAGVNIPKLCYHQDLPETGNCGICVVEVKGQKGLKRACVTPVAEGMEIITYSKEIDNARKTVLELILSNHPNDCLNCIKNQKCELQELANKMNVTTPMYEKIIKTYEKDESSFSVHRDPDKCILCGRCLSVCQQVQTVYAIEVTNRGFESIIEPPSGKMAESVCINCGQCIAYCPVGALYERQEIDYVWDALNDPEKVVIVQEAPAIRVSLAEEFGLPAGTNLVGKMYSALKMLGFDYIFDTNFTADLTIMEEGSEFLDRLSKNKNLPLITSCSPGWIKFIETFYPELLENVSSCKSPQQMFGALAKTYFAKKYNLDPAKIVSVSIMPCTAKKFEARRPEMRSSGYQDVDYVLTTREFVRMLNQAGIDIKSLPDSEPTDLMGKYTGAATIFGATGGVMEAALRTAYELATGTPLENVDLEPCRGLEGVKEFSVNVKGTQINTAVAHGLGNARKVLDRVKEAKLTGKPMPYHFIEIMACPGGCVGGGGQPYGSTLQRRLERACGLYNEDKNMSLRKSHQNPAIEIIYKEFLEKPLSHKSHELLHTHYTKRDAYL; from the coding sequence ATGGCTGACTTCGTTAATATATCAGTTGATGGTATAAAAATTAAAGTTCCATCTAACATTACTATAATAAAAGCTGCTGCACAAGCAGGTGTTAATATACCAAAACTTTGTTATCATCAAGATCTTCCAGAAACAGGGAACTGTGGAATATGTGTTGTTGAAGTTAAAGGACAGAAAGGACTTAAGAGAGCTTGCGTAACTCCAGTTGCAGAAGGTATGGAAATTATTACATATTCTAAAGAGATAGATAATGCTAGAAAAACAGTTTTAGAGCTTATTCTTTCAAACCACCCAAATGATTGTCTCAATTGTATCAAAAATCAAAAATGTGAACTTCAAGAACTTGCAAATAAAATGAATGTTACAACCCCTATGTATGAAAAGATTATTAAAACTTATGAAAAAGATGAATCATCTTTTTCAGTTCATAGAGATCCTGATAAATGTATCCTATGTGGTAGATGTTTAAGTGTTTGTCAACAAGTGCAAACAGTTTATGCTATAGAAGTTACAAATAGAGGCTTTGAAAGCATCATAGAACCACCTTCAGGGAAAATGGCTGAATCTGTTTGTATTAATTGTGGACAATGTATAGCTTATTGCCCTGTAGGTGCTCTTTATGAAAGACAAGAAATTGATTATGTATGGGATGCATTGAACGATCCAGAAAAAGTTGTAATTGTTCAAGAAGCTCCAGCTATAAGAGTATCTTTAGCTGAAGAATTTGGACTTCCCGCCGGAACAAATCTTGTTGGCAAAATGTATTCTGCTTTAAAAATGCTTGGATTTGATTATATTTTTGATACAAATTTTACAGCTGATTTAACTATTATGGAAGAAGGATCGGAATTTTTAGATAGATTATCAAAAAATAAAAATCTTCCCCTTATCACTTCTTGTTCTCCAGGTTGGATAAAATTTATTGAAACATTTTATCCAGAATTATTAGAAAATGTTTCATCATGTAAATCTCCTCAGCAAATGTTTGGTGCTTTAGCAAAAACTTATTTTGCTAAAAAATATAACCTTGATCCAGCAAAAATTGTCTCCGTATCAATTATGCCATGTACAGCAAAAAAATTTGAAGCAAGAAGACCAGAAATGAGATCTTCAGGTTATCAAGATGTTGATTACGTTTTAACAACAAGAGAATTTGTAAGAATGTTAAATCAAGCTGGAATTGATATAAAAAGTCTACCAGATTCTGAACCTACGGACTTAATGGGTAAATATACCGGAGCTGCTACTATTTTTGGAGCTACTGGTGGTGTTATGGAAGCTGCTTTAAGAACAGCTTATGAACTTGCAACAGGAACTCCTCTTGAAAATGTTGACCTTGAGCCTTGTAGAGGTTTAGAAGGGGTTAAAGAGTTTTCAGTAAATGTAAAAGGAACTCAGATTAATACAGCTGTTGCTCATGGACTTGGAAATGCAAGAAAAGTACTTGATAGAGTTAAAGAAGCTAAATTAACAGGTAAACCAATGCCTTATCATTTCATAGAAATAATGGCATGTCCTGGTGGTTGTGTTGGAGGTGGTGGACAACCTTATGGGTCAACTTTACAAAGAAGACTTGAAAGAGCTTGCGGACTATATAATGAAGATAAAAATATGTCATTGAGAAAATCACACCAAAACCCAGCAATAGAAATTATATATAAAGAATTTCTTGAGAAACCTCTATCTCATAAATCTCACGAATTACTTCATACACATTATACAAAGAGGGATGCTTATTTATAA
- a CDS encoding ATP-binding cassette domain-containing protein — MNNNNNKILSIKIEEKKFNNFKVIENLDIELYRNDKISIFAPSGSGKSTLIKIINNIDKNYKGKIDKYYSNSSVLLQEAPLFWYKNVKENIFYPYQFYKIDEKLKEILTINYNEWIEITELKNFEKYYPFELSGGMKQKVSLIRTFLFNPEIVFLDEPFTFLDIKSKSKIMEYIKYKYKSITIFMVSHNIDELPDFLDKIYLFKETKLSNYELINIKDYKSKIDLFKKILNIEN, encoded by the coding sequence ATGAATAATAATAATAATAAAATATTATCAATAAAAATTGAAGAAAAAAAATTTAATAATTTTAAAGTAATAGAGAACTTAGATATTGAATTATATAGAAATGATAAAATTTCTATTTTTGCACCTTCTGGGTCTGGTAAATCAACTCTTATAAAGATAATTAACAATATCGATAAAAATTATAAAGGGAAAATAGATAAATACTATTCTAACTCTTCTGTTTTATTGCAAGAAGCTCCACTTTTCTGGTATAAAAATGTTAAAGAAAATATTTTTTATCCTTATCAATTTTATAAGATAGATGAAAAATTAAAAGAAATTTTAACTATAAATTATAATGAGTGGATTGAAATAACAGAGTTAAAAAATTTTGAAAAATATTATCCTTTTGAACTTTCAGGTGGAATGAAACAAAAAGTCTCTTTGATAAGAACATTTTTATTTAATCCTGAAATAGTTTTTCTTGACGAACCATTCACTTTTCTTGATATTAAATCAAAAAGTAAAATAATGGAATATATAAAATATAAATATAAATCAATTACAATTTTTATGGTAAGTCATAATATTGATGAGTTACCTGATTTTCTTGATAAAATTTACTTATTTAAAGAAACAAAACTTTCAAATTATGAATTAATTAATATAAAAGATTACAAATCAAAAATTGATCTATTTAAAAAAATTTTAAACATAGAAAATTAA
- a CDS encoding ABC transporter permease subunit, which yields MKSLKSFFSNIKNNIFAFLIFIFVWFILSLFFEDYIIPSPFTILQNFNKLLTKEVLININVTIKRTLIGFFISIISGAFIGIFSYLFKINEIVGTTLLIFQVIPGTILGIIFLLIFGISDSAPIALIVVLTTPTIAINTSASLLKRNQPLENLIKTYSDKKYFLIKDSFLPSLIPTFAANIPLGFGLAFKVVILGEFIATQNGLGHLLNVARIYFNMKEVFFYLFIFVLFITSSQIIFNLLFFTFFKKYLNPS from the coding sequence ATGAAAAGTTTAAAGAGTTTTTTTTCAAATATTAAAAATAATATTTTTGCATTTTTAATATTTATTTTTGTTTGGTTTATTTTATCCCTATTTTTTGAAGATTATATTATTCCATCCCCTTTTACTATTTTACAAAATTTCAACAAACTTTTAACTAAAGAAGTATTAATTAATATAAATGTTACAATTAAAAGAACTTTAATAGGTTTTTTTATAAGTATTATTAGTGGTGCATTTATTGGCATTTTTTCCTATCTTTTTAAAATTAATGAAATAGTAGGCACAACCTTGCTTATTTTTCAAGTTATCCCGGGAACTATATTAGGAATAATATTTTTATTGATTTTTGGAATAAGCGATAGTGCCCCAATCGCATTAATAGTAGTATTAACAACTCCAACTATTGCAATAAATACTTCAGCTTCACTCTTAAAAAGAAATCAACCACTTGAAAATCTTATAAAAACATATTCAGATAAAAAATATTTTTTAATAAAAGACTCCTTTCTTCCTTCATTGATCCCTACTTTTGCAGCAAATATACCTTTAGGATTTGGTCTTGCTTTTAAGGTAGTAATTTTAGGTGAATTTATTGCTACTCAAAATGGATTGGGGCATCTCTTAAATGTTGCTAGAATCTATTTTAATATGAAAGAAGTATTTTTTTATCTATTTATTTTTGTTTTATTTATAACCAGTTCACAAATTATTTTTAACCTTCTTTTTTTTACATTTTTTAAAAAATACCTAAATCCATCATAA
- the murD gene encoding UDP-N-acetylmuramoyl-L-alanine--D-glutamate ligase: MEIINHVLNKPIDFNNKNILVMGLGLNGGGVGVCKFLSSYNCQITVTDLKTEDELKDSIKKIENIKNIRFVLGEHREEDFLKADIIIKAAGIKWDNKYIKLAIENGKKVDTDIGIFFELSKNKKVGITGSKGKSTTTTLIHKIYKDYYPNTKIGGNITVSVLEDFDPQNIDSIYILELSSWQLDDMSKHKVSPQISVFLNLLPDHLNYYGTMENYLNDKKKIYLYQKEEDYIILNIDNHYIYNSILEDNIKSNIICISSDEKRFNQLYEDNQNKGLKNNIVGLMLINKDQPLNYILKTKENNYFYNTISEIEDFIFIKKGNNIESLIKIPQNENLQGEHNQYNIASSIISALISKIPVKSIINSIKNFEGLKFRNQKIRTFKGINFINDTTATIPAAVASTLSAYKEQTVILIAGGVDKKVPLEDMVEAIHKKCKAVILLEGDGSQKLLSQLLDSGFKNIFYYFNNLKDAIYKAIEIAKKEDNILLSPGFASFNLFKNEFERGEIFNKIVNELEL, translated from the coding sequence ATGGAAATAATAAATCATGTTTTAAATAAACCTATTGATTTTAATAATAAAAATATCCTTGTAATGGGACTTGGATTAAATGGTGGAGGAGTTGGTGTTTGTAAATTTCTTTCTAGCTATAACTGCCAAATTACAGTAACTGATTTGAAAACTGAAGATGAGCTCAAAGATTCTATCAAAAAAATAGAAAATATTAAAAATATTAGGTTTGTTTTAGGAGAACATAGAGAAGAAGATTTTCTTAAAGCTGATATCATAATTAAAGCAGCTGGTATTAAATGGGACAACAAATATATAAAACTTGCAATAGAAAATGGTAAAAAAGTAGATACTGATATTGGAATATTTTTTGAATTAAGCAAAAACAAAAAGGTTGGAATAACAGGCTCAAAAGGTAAATCAACAACAACTACCCTCATACACAAAATATATAAAGATTACTATCCAAATACTAAAATTGGAGGCAATATTACTGTTTCTGTTCTTGAAGATTTTGATCCCCAAAATATTGACTCCATATATATCTTAGAACTTTCTTCATGGCAACTTGATGATATGAGCAAACATAAAGTTTCTCCACAAATTTCAGTTTTTTTAAATCTTTTACCTGATCACTTAAATTATTATGGCACAATGGAAAATTATCTTAATGATAAAAAGAAAATATATCTTTATCAAAAAGAAGAAGATTATATAATATTAAACATTGACAATCATTATATTTATAACTCAATATTAGAAGATAATATAAAATCAAATATTATATGTATTTCTTCAGATGAAAAAAGATTTAATCAATTATATGAAGATAATCAAAATAAGGGATTAAAAAATAATATTGTAGGACTTATGCTTATAAACAAAGATCAACCATTAAACTATATTTTAAAAACTAAAGAGAATAATTATTTTTATAATACCATCTCGGAAATAGAAGATTTTATATTCATAAAAAAAGGAAATAACATAGAATCTCTAATAAAAATCCCTCAAAATGAGAATTTGCAAGGTGAACACAACCAATATAATATTGCTTCATCTATTATTTCTGCTTTAATTTCAAAAATTCCAGTTAAATCTATAATTAATTCTATTAAAAACTTTGAAGGATTAAAATTCAGGAACCAGAAAATAAGAACATTCAAAGGTATAAACTTTATAAACGATACAACAGCTACAATACCAGCAGCTGTTGCTTCTACACTATCTGCATACAAAGAACAAACAGTAATTTTAATTGCAGGTGGGGTTGATAAAAAAGTTCCTTTAGAAGATATGGTTGAGGCAATTCACAAAAAATGTAAAGCTGTTATTCTACTTGAAGGTGATGGATCTCAAAAATTGTTATCCCAATTACTAGACTCTGGATTTAAAAATATCTTTTACTATTTTAATAATCTTAAAGATGCTATTTATAAAGCTATTGAAATTGCTAAAAAAGAGGACAATATTCTACTTTCTCCAGGATTTGCCTCTTTCAATCTTTTCAAAAATGAGTTTGAAAGAGGTGAAATATTCAACAAGATTGTTAATGAATTAGAGCTATAA